The proteins below are encoded in one region of Nitrospira sp.:
- the queF gene encoding NADPH-dependent 7-cyano-7-deazaguanine reductase — MTRKRKTTQHYDVRHAKSGIDARLPPLETWPNQFTGYEITIEVPEYTAICPKTGLPDFGMIRITYTPDKECVELKSLKMYIHAYRNIGIFYENAVNRILGDLVDACRPVRATVIGNFTARGGLSSKIEASYP; from the coding sequence ATGACTCGAAAGAGAAAAACTACCCAGCACTACGATGTCCGCCATGCCAAGAGCGGGATCGATGCGAGACTTCCTCCCCTCGAAACATGGCCTAATCAATTCACGGGTTATGAAATTACGATCGAAGTACCTGAATACACAGCGATTTGTCCCAAAACTGGTTTACCTGACTTCGGTATGATCCGAATCACCTACACCCCCGACAAGGAATGCGTCGAACTCAAGTCGTTGAAAATGTATATTCATGCGTACAGAAATATCGGAATCTTCTATGAAAATGCTGTCAACCGCATACTGGGAGACCTTGTCGATGCATGCCGGCCCGTTCGCGCCACGGTGATCGGTAACTTCACAGCTAGAGGTGGCCTCTCAAGCAAGATCGAAGCGAGCTACCCTTAA
- a CDS encoding hypothetical protein (possible pseudo, internal stop codon), with product MDCQMPGIDGYPASRAIRNMETMDGTEAVPIIALTATAFQGD from the coding sequence ATGGATTGTCAGATGCCTGGCATCGACGGCTACCCCGCGTCTCGGGCCATCCGAAACATGGAGACCATGGACGGCACCGAGGCGGTACCCATCATCGCCTTGACGGCCACTGCGTTCCAGGGTGACTGA
- a CDS encoding two-component system response regulator, translated as MTDPSSTSRPLALVVDDDPTVQFLLQKTLQRAGLGVAAALSGSEAVEKCSRVKPDLVLLDIRMPGMDGFATCAALRHLPQAVHTPIVFMTGLDDTESMHAAYESGATNFIVKPLNPFLLSQRVRYLLRASAAIRELASSREHLASAQRLAHVGSLEWDVATGHLRLSDEACSIFGMALHSFRGTLQMLLPHVSPSVSHLIHAILADPGIVIEPYRRDHRITLEDGSDRIVQLQARAVLANDGRTTTTIVATVQDITERTQLEEHVHHLAYYDSLTGLPNRLLFRDRVQQAMVQSVRQQSAMAILFLDLDRFKFINDTFGHTMGDLLLKQVAERLIEVTRSSDSVGRPTADVPEQAVARLGGDEFTLLLTDLRQPEHASIVARRILSGLSRPFSLEGREVFVTASLGIAVYPTDGESLEELLKNADTAMYQAKSAGRDNYQCYSRNMNAMAAERLALENELRRAFDRQEFCLCYQPFVNIHSGQVVGAEALIRWMHPVRGLLAPGQFLSVIDDMGLSRRLGQWVTETACRQITVWQGLRPTPLRVAINVSNAQFRDPSLLSELAEILRSTGAAAESVELELTETIVMPHAEEAAQLLKSLKGMGLRLGLDDFGTGFSSISHLRTLPFDTIKIDRSFIVDVATNVQDAAIAEAMISMAHVRHMHVLAEGIESPEQLRLLKRLGCDEAQGYLFSKPVSADQFPALLGRSVSP; from the coding sequence ATGACCGATCCCTCATCCACTTCACGTCCCCTCGCCCTCGTTGTCGACGACGACCCGACGGTTCAGTTCCTCTTGCAGAAGACGCTCCAGAGAGCAGGCCTCGGTGTGGCAGCCGCGCTCAGCGGATCGGAGGCGGTTGAAAAGTGTTCCCGCGTGAAACCAGACCTGGTATTGCTCGATATCAGAATGCCGGGGATGGATGGTTTCGCCACCTGCGCCGCGCTTCGGCACCTTCCGCAGGCAGTCCACACACCCATTGTGTTCATGACCGGCCTGGACGACACGGAATCGATGCACGCAGCCTATGAGTCCGGAGCCACGAACTTCATCGTCAAACCGCTGAATCCATTCCTGCTGAGCCAACGCGTCCGGTACCTGCTGCGCGCCAGTGCTGCGATTCGCGAGCTCGCAAGCAGTCGCGAGCATTTGGCCTCGGCGCAGCGGCTAGCCCATGTCGGCAGCTTGGAATGGGATGTGGCTACGGGACATTTGCGTCTTTCCGATGAAGCCTGCTCAATTTTCGGGATGGCCCTGCACAGCTTCCGAGGAACGCTTCAGATGCTGCTGCCCCACGTCTCGCCGAGCGTCAGTCACCTTATCCATGCAATCCTTGCCGACCCAGGCATCGTCATCGAGCCCTACCGTCGGGACCATCGTATTACGCTCGAGGACGGATCGGATCGAATCGTCCAGCTGCAGGCACGTGCCGTGCTCGCGAACGATGGCCGCACGACCACGACGATTGTCGCCACGGTCCAGGACATCACGGAGCGAACACAACTGGAAGAACACGTGCATCACCTGGCGTATTACGACAGCTTGACCGGACTGCCCAACCGCCTGCTCTTTCGAGATCGGGTGCAACAAGCCATGGTCCAGTCTGTTCGGCAGCAGTCGGCGATGGCCATCCTCTTTCTGGATTTGGACCGGTTCAAGTTCATCAACGATACGTTCGGACACACGATGGGCGATCTGCTGCTCAAACAAGTGGCCGAACGATTGATAGAGGTGACGCGATCCAGCGATTCGGTGGGACGTCCCACGGCGGACGTGCCGGAGCAGGCCGTCGCACGCCTTGGTGGAGACGAGTTTACTCTCCTCTTGACCGACTTGCGCCAGCCCGAGCACGCCAGCATCGTTGCGCGACGCATTCTGTCCGGCCTGAGCCGGCCGTTCTCGCTTGAAGGGCGCGAGGTATTCGTGACAGCCAGTTTGGGCATTGCGGTCTACCCGACGGACGGCGAATCGCTCGAGGAACTCCTGAAAAATGCGGACACGGCCATGTACCAGGCCAAATCCGCCGGGCGGGACAACTACCAATGCTACTCACGCAACATGAATGCGATGGCCGCCGAGAGACTGGCCCTGGAGAATGAGCTTCGTCGGGCCTTTGATCGACAAGAGTTTTGTCTCTGCTACCAACCATTCGTCAACATTCATTCCGGACAGGTCGTTGGGGCCGAGGCGTTGATTCGGTGGATGCATCCGGTACGAGGCCTTTTGGCTCCCGGCCAATTTCTCTCGGTGATCGATGACATGGGACTGAGCCGACGGCTGGGTCAGTGGGTCACGGAAACGGCGTGCCGCCAGATCACGGTCTGGCAGGGGCTGCGGCCGACTCCTCTGCGGGTGGCCATCAATGTGTCCAACGCTCAGTTTCGCGATCCTTCGCTCCTGTCTGAGCTCGCCGAGATCCTCCGGAGCACCGGCGCGGCGGCCGAATCAGTAGAGTTGGAGTTGACAGAAACCATCGTGATGCCGCACGCCGAGGAAGCCGCCCAACTCCTGAAATCGCTCAAGGGGATGGGACTACGCTTGGGGCTCGACGATTTCGGCACCGGTTTTTCGTCGATCAGCCACTTGCGTACCCTGCCGTTCGACACGATCAAAATCGACCGCTCCTTTATCGTGGATGTCGCCACCAACGTGCAGGACGCCGCCATTGCCGAGGCGATGATTTCGATGGCTCACGTCCGGCACATGCACGTGCTGGCGGAGGGGATCGAGTCTCCAGAGCAACTTCGTCTGCTGAAGCGGCTGGGATGCGATGAGGCGCAGGGGTACCTGTTCAGCAAACCGGTCTCGGCCGATCAGTTCCCGGCGCTCCTGGGGCGATCGGTGTCACCATGA
- a CDS encoding hypothetical protein (possible pseudo, internal stop codon): MNNHLPKPFTKEHLHATVEQWLSYRIGSSEGSRGHNTDEEVSILTDSTSAQRSGEAVDRGAWKIFDQLDEPGQPNSLSHFMEIFLRDTTRKMAELREAVAAGNTSTVGKLAHSLKSVSSLLGALRLAAYCKSLEAHGFDSALKPIQALFPQMEEEFQAVCGIFKDELTKRGLDPP, from the coding sequence ATGAACAACCACTTGCCGAAGCCTTTTACGAAAGAACACTTGCACGCCACAGTGGAACAATGGCTCTCTTACCGAATCGGATCATCAGAGGGATCGAGAGGTCATAACACAGACGAGGAGGTCTCCATCCTAACCGATAGTACAAGCGCACAGCGTTCAGGCGAGGCCGTTGATCGCGGCGCGTGGAAGATTTTTGACCAACTCGACGAACCCGGGCAGCCTAATTCCTTGTCTCATTTCATGGAAATCTTTTTGCGGGACACCACCCGAAAAATGGCCGAACTTCGTGAAGCCGTTGCTGCAGGGAACACGTCGACCGTGGGGAAGCTTGCGCACTCATTGAAATCGGTCAGCTCGCTCCTTGGGGCGCTGCGCCTTGCTGCCTATTGCAAGAGTCTAGAAGCTCATGGATTTGACTCGGCGCTCAAGCCGATTCAAGCCCTTTTCCCGCAAATGGAGGAGGAATTTCAAGCCGTGTGTGGGATCTTCAAGGACGAACTTACCAAGCGCGGTCTTGATCCCCCGTAA